The Clostridia bacterium nucleotide sequence CCCCACCTTGCCAGGCTCTCCAGCTTGCTCCTGGCTTTTCCCTGGGGCAGTTTGCTAATCCATTGAAAATAGTCTCCCTCTTCCATAACCATAACGGGCGACAAACAATCAACCACTCCTATATGGTGACCAATGGCCAAGGCATAATACTCCAGCTGCTTAACCTCAGGCGGGGCGTCTTTTTCGTCCACAAACCTCTTGCACAGCTTAAAGAATTTTACCTTACCCGGCATTACGGCCTACCCTCTCCACCTTCTGCATATAAATTTTGTGCAAGCTCAAAAAAATTTCGGCCAGTCGCGGATCTTTCTCCTGCTTGATCAGCTCTTTGATCTTCCGGTCGACTGCCAGCGGGTCTCCTTCCCTGACGAACTCGAGATATTGGGCGGCTATGCGCCGGCCATGCAGGTAACCGCTCAAACGGCGGGCCTCCCGCTCGATGTCTCTGGCCAGGTCGGGGCAAACTCCCTTGTATCTCGGAACAACCCGGGTAACCTCCCTTTCTACAAACTGCTCTCCTTTAATCTTTTGTTGGAGTAAATCCAGGGCTATAGCCATGCCGTACAACGTCGCTGCCGGAGTTGGAGGACAACCGGGAATATATACATCTATAGGGAAAATGCTGTCAGCCCCTCCCCACACACTGTAACAGTCGTGAAAGATACCGCCGCTACAGCCACACGCGCCGTAGGCTACCACGATTTTGGGATCGGGTGCCGCTTGATACGCCCGTATGGCCGGCAGCCGCATGGCCCTGGTCATGGGGCCGGTGTAAAGAAGAACATCGGCATGCCGGGGAGAGGACACCACCTTCATCCCCAGCCTCTCCGGGTCGTAAACAGGAGAGATAGCAGCAAAAATTTCAATCTCACATCCATTACACCCTCCACAGTCCACCCGGTAGATATAGACAGATCGCTTGATGACTTTCTTAAGCCTTGCCTTCAGCTCTGCCAGCTTTAACTCCTGGTCCATATCACTGTCTCCCTCCCGGCACCCTACCCGTGCCCCCGAGGGCTCCGGCTGCGCTCACCGCTGCCTTGCGGCGCCGGCACTCCGGGCATACCTTCAGGAGCTGCTTCCAGCCTTCGTGGCCGCTCTCCGACAATCCCG carries:
- a CDS encoding formate hydrogenlyase is translated as MPGKVKFFKLCKRFVDEKDAPPEVKQLEYYALAIGHHIGVVDCLSPVMVMEEGDYFQWISKLPQGKARSKLESLARWG
- a CDS encoding NADH-quinone oxidoreductase subunit B family protein; protein product: MDQELKLAELKARLKKVIKRSVYIYRVDCGGCNGCEIEIFAAISPVYDPERLGMKVVSSPRHADVLLYTGPMTRAMRLPAIRAYQAAPDPKIVVAYGACGCSGGIFHDCYSVWGGADSIFPIDVYIPGCPPTPAATLYGMAIALDLLQQKIKGEQFVEREVTRVVPRYKGVCPDLARDIEREARRLSGYLHGRRIAAQYLEFVREGDPLAVDRKIKELIKQEKDPRLAEIFLSLHKIYMQKVERVGRNAG